A section of the Salmo salar chromosome ssa05, Ssal_v3.1, whole genome shotgun sequence genome encodes:
- the LOC106605338 gene encoding sterol regulatory element-binding protein cleavage-activating protein isoform X2: protein MNTGYIHQQLILWSLDAPRHSVLARPPDGRQLTPPPRMTVRERLREKISAAFYRHGLLCASYPVPIILFTSASILACCYPLLRLPLPGTGPVEFTTRVRDYTVPSHEPQGDLGERPDWYRGPPVAYIQQVLVKAAVSPWDSTLVPVDVFRSPLGRVFSLLEEIRNHVHNDGSGVKSLEALCLQVTDLLPGLRRMQTVLPEHGCLLVSPGNYWQNQRELFDSDPDLLKTVHQHEPKGLHTSATLRDLLFGVPVKHTGVSLYSRKRVVTYTITMVLGSYDARFLSSLRARLLQLHPSVNCSLREDHMVHVHFKEEIGMAELIPLVTTYIILFAYIYFSTRKIDMVKSKWGLALAAVVTVLSSLLMSVGLCTLFGLTPTLNGGEIFPYLVVVIGLENVLVLTKSVVSTPVDLEVKLRIAQGLSNESWSIMKNMATELCIVLIGYFTLVPAIQEFCLFAVVGLVSDFFLQMFFFTTVLSIDIRRMELADLNRRLPAEAGMPPPKPGPLRPREAPPPPRPSPYTITLQTPAFRNLRLPKRLRVVYFLARTRLAQRFIMVGTVIWIGILAYTDPAGLRTYLAAQVSEQSPLGEGGAGGLPPHLGVAPVFPGPGGDPASTLSVLPAPAEPTPLPENQSQGHHGAPREGVPHQAQAPPLVPQISWGAEDEEGWRRLSFRHWPSLFSYYNITLAKRYISILPVIPVTLHLSPREAIETRHPQDTRHPPPPSLKTNELPADLTLYKVAALGLAAGVLLVLLLFCLYRVLCPRNYGQNGVVHGRRRRGDLPCDDYGYSPPISEISPLLLRGHSMDIECLASDGMLLASCCLAGQIRVWDAQTGDCLTVIPKHGLRRSSSSGCWEQRDGWDAVGVAEPENLGGGTESEGGVFDEDEGYPLRRRTTPRPALFEDQPDLTPLIDTNFDSQPPSHLLLTPPRDGFDFGGLVEKAYLEHEPPSPGLTASYPSPSPPSGPPPQRRRSLGYIQPPAPQGQGTPDWESAVWAMELRGNLIAAGRSSGKLELWDAVEGSLRCSNEDGVSGITALAFLNNRIVAARLDGSLDFFTVDINKPLGLLQYRGPPGRSNMLPSPCYSSEDVISCQLTRSVQCAHQKPITVLRAAAGRVVTGSQDHTVRVYRLEDSCCLFTLQGHSGGITAIYIDQTMVLASGGQDGAICLWDVLTGSRVSHVYGHRGDVTSLVCTTSCVISSGLDDLICIWDRSTGIKLYSIQQEVGCGASLGVISESLLVTGGQGCVSFWDLNFGDLLQTVYLGQSSDGQGVRQLVVLNNAAIVCDFGSELSLVYVPSVLEKLD, encoded by the exons ttACCCCCTGCTGCGGCTGCCTCTCCCGGGGACCGGGCCGGTGGAGTTCACCACACGGGTCCGAGATTACACCGTCCCTTCCCATGAGCCCCAGGGAGACCTCGGCGAGCGGCCTGACTGG TATCGGGGTCCTCCGGTGGCCTACATTCAGCAGGTCCTGGTGAAGGCAGCAGTGTCTCCCTGGGACAGTACGCTGGTCCCTGTGGACGTGTTCCGCTCCCCACTGGGCCGCGTATTCAGCCTGCTGGAGGAGATCCGCAACCATGTACACAACGACGG TTCTGGGGTCAAGAGCTTGGAGGCGCTCTGCCTGCAGGTGACGGACCTGTTGCCGGGGTTACGGCGTATGCAGACAGTGCTGCCAGAGCACGGTTGTCTGCTGGTCTCCCCCGGCAACTACTGGCAGAACCAGCGGGAGCTGTTTGACTCTGACCCCGACCTGCTGAAGACCGTCCACCAGCACGAACCCAAAGGACTGCACACCTCGGCCACACTGAGAG ACCTGCTGTTTGGCGTCCcggtgaaacacacaggggtgAGTCTGTACAGCAGGAAGAGGGTGGTCACCTACACCATCACCATGGTCCTGGGCAGCTACGACGCCAGGTTCCTGTCTAGCCTGCGGGCGCGTCTCCTCCAGCTGCACCCCTCGGTGAACTGCAGCCTGCGCGAGGACCACATGGTGCACGTGCACTTCAAGGAGGAGATAGGCATGGCCGAGCTCATCCCGCTGGTCACCACCTACATCATACTGTTCGCCTACATCTACTTCTCCACAC GTAAGATTGACATGGTGAAGTCAAAATGGGGCTTGGCGCTGGCTGCCGTGGTAACGGTGCTCAGCTCTCTGCTTATGTCTGTGGGGCTCTGCACCCTGTTCGGCCTGACGCCCACACTCAATGGAGg tgagATCTTCCCCTATCTGGTGGTGGTGATAGGGCTGGAGAACGTCCTGGTTCTCACCAAGTCTGTGGTGTCCACCCCTGTTGACCTGGAGGTCAAACTACGCATCGCTCAGg GCCTTAGTAATGAGAGCTGGTCTATCATGAAGAACATGGCCACAGAGCTGTGCATCGTCCTCATAGGATATTTCACCCTGGTGCCCGCtatccag GAGTTCTGTCTGTTTGCTGTGGTGGGTCTGGTGTCTGACTTCTTCCTTCAGATGTTTTTCTTCACCACAGTTCTTTCCATTGACATCCGACGCAtggag ttggcCGATCTGAACCGGCGTCTTCCAGCCGAGGCAGGGATGCCCCCTCCCAAACCGGGCCCCCTGCGCCCTCGGGAGGCGCCTCCTCCCCCACGGCCCTCGCCCTACACCATCACCCTGCAGACGCCCGCCTTCAGGAACCTGCGTCTGCCCAAGAGGCTCCGTGTGGTCTACTTCCTGGCCCGCACGCGTCTGGCCCAGCGCTTCATCATG GTGGGTACAGTGATCTGGATTGGCATCCTGGCCTACACGGACCCCGCTGGCCTCCGTACCTACCTGGCAGCCCAGGTGTCTGAACAGAGCCCCCTGGGGGAGGGTGGGGCCGGGGGTCTGCCCCCCCACCTGGGAGTAGCCCCGGTCTTCCCTGGACCAGGAGGGGACCCCGCCAGCACCCTCAGTGTCCTCCCTGCCCCCGCTGAACCCACCCCGCTTCCAGAGAACCAGTCCCAGGGCCACCACGGGGCCCCCAGGGAAGGAGTACCCCACCAGGCCCAGGCCCCACCCCTGGTGCCCCAGATCAGCTGGGGGGCGGAGGATGAGGAGGGCTGGAGGAGGCTGTCTTTCAGACACTGGCCCTCGCTCTTCAGCTACTATAATATTACTCTGGCCAAGAG ATACATCAGCATCCTGCCTGTCATTCCTGTCACGCTTCACCTGAGCCCCCGGGAGGCCATCGAGACGCGTCACCCCCAGGACACACGCCACCCCCCGCCGCCCAGCCTCAAAACTAACGAGCTGCCCGCAGACCTCACGCTCTACAA ggtagCAGCTCTGGGCCTGGCGGCAGGGgttctgctggtgctgctgctcttCTGTCTCTACCGGGTCCTCTGTCCCCGCAACTACGGCCAGAACGGCGTGGTCCACGGCCGCCGGCGCCGTGGTGACCTGCCCTGCGACGACTACGGCTACTCGCCACCCATCAGCGAGATCTCCCCCCTGCTGCTGCGTGGACACAGCATG GATATAGAGTGTCTGGCGAGTGACGGCATGCTGTTGGCCAGTTGTTGTCTGGCAGGACAGATCCGTGTGTGGGACGCTCAGACTGGAGACTGCCTCACTGTCATTCCTAAACATGG GCTGCGGCGGAGTAGCAGCAGTGGCTGCTGGGAGCAGCGGGATGGCTGGGACGCCGTGGGTGTGGCCGAACCTGAGAATCTGGGAGGCGGGACAGAATCAGAGGGCGGGGTTTTTGATGAGGATGAGGGCTACCCCCTCAGGCGGCGGACCACCCCACGTCCTGCCCTCTTTGAGGACCAACCCGACCTCACCCCCCTCATCGACACCAACTTCGACTCCCagcccccctcccacctcctTCTCACCCCGCCCAGGGATGGCTTTGACTTCGGGGGGCTGGTGGAGAAGGCCTACCTGGAGCACGAGCCTCCCTCGCCGGGCCTCACTGCCTCCTACCCCTCCCCCTCACCCCCGTCGGGACCCCCTCCCCAGAGGAGACGCAGCCTGGGGTACATCCAGCCCCCTGCTCCACAGGGCCAGGGGACCCCGGACTGGGAGAGCGCCGTGTGGGCCATGGAGCTCCGGGGGAACCTCATCGCTGCTGGGAGGAGCAGCGGCAAACTGGAG CTGTGGGACGCAGTGGAGGGCTCGTTACGCTGCAGTAATGAAGACGGCGTCTCTGGGATCACGGCCCTGGCCTTCCTCAACAACAGGATCGTGGCGGCCAGACTCGACGGCTCGCTAGACTTCTTCACTGTCGACATCAACAAGCCTCTGGGCCTACTGCAGTACAGAG GTCCCCCCGGGCGTAGTAACATGCTGCCCTCGCCCTGCTACAGCAGTGAGGATGTGATCTCATGCCAGCTGACGCGCTCGGTGCAGTGTGCCCACCAGAAACCCATCACGGTGCTGCGAGCCGCGGCCGGCAGAGTGGTCACGGGCAGCCAGGACCACACCGTCAGG GTGTATCGTCTGGAGGACTCATGCTGTCTCTTCACGCTCCAGGGCCACTCTGGGGGAATCACTGCCATCTACATAGACCAG ACCATGGTTCTGGCCAGTGGGGGGCAGGACGGAGCAATCTGCCTGTGGGATGTGCTGACGGGCAGCCGGGTCAGCCACGTGTACGGTCACCGCGGCGACGTGACCTCGCTGGTGTGCACCACATCGTGCGTGATTAGCAGCGGCCTCGACGACCTCATCTGCATCTGGGACCGCAGTACGGGCATCAAGCTCTACTCCATACAGcag GAGGTGGGCTGTGGTGCTAGTCTGGGGGTGATCTCTGAGTCTCTCCTGGTGACAGGGGGCCAGGGCTGTGTGTCCTTCTGGGACCTGAACTTCGGAGACCTCCTCCAGACGGTCTACCTGGGCCAGAGCAGCGACGGCCAGGGGGTTCGCCAGCTCGTGGTGCTGAACAACGCCGCCATCGTCTGCGACTTTGGCTCCGAGCTCAGCCTGGTCTACGTACCTTCGGTGCTGGAGAAGCTGGACTGA
- the LOC106605338 gene encoding sterol regulatory element-binding protein cleavage-activating protein isoform X4, with protein sequence MTVRERLREKISAAFYRHGLLCASYPVPIILFTSASILACCYPLLRLPLPGTGPVEFTTRVRDYTVPSHEPQGDLGERPDWYRGPPVAYIQQVLVKAAVSPWDSTLVPVDVFRSPLGRVFSLLEEIRNHVHNDGSGVKSLEALCLQVTDLLPGLRRMQTVLPEHGCLLVSPGNYWQNQRELFDSDPDLLKTVHQHEPKGLHTSATLRDLLFGVPVKHTGVSLYSRKRVVTYTITMVLGSYDARFLSSLRARLLQLHPSVNCSLREDHMVHVHFKEEIGMAELIPLVTTYIILFAYIYFSTRKIDMVKSKWGLALAAVVTVLSSLLMSVGLCTLFGLTPTLNGGEIFPYLVVVIGLENVLVLTKSVVSTPVDLEVKLRIAQGLSNESWSIMKNMATELCIVLIGYFTLVPAIQEFCLFAVVGLVSDFFLQMFFFTTVLSIDIRRMELADLNRRLPAEAGMPPPKPGPLRPREAPPPPRPSPYTITLQTPAFRNLRLPKRLRVVYFLARTRLAQRFIMVGTVIWIGILAYTDPAGLRTYLAAQVSEQSPLGEGGAGGLPPHLGVAPVFPGPGGDPASTLSVLPAPAEPTPLPENQSQGHHGAPREGVPHQAQAPPLVPQISWGAEDEEGWRRLSFRHWPSLFSYYNITLAKRYISILPVIPVTLHLSPREAIETRHPQDTRHPPPPSLKTNELPADLTLYKVAALGLAAGVLLVLLLFCLYRVLCPRNYGQNGVVHGRRRRGDLPCDDYGYSPPISEISPLLLRGHSMDIECLASDGMLLASCCLAGQIRVWDAQTGDCLTVIPKHGLRRSSSSGCWEQRDGWDAVGVAEPENLGGGTESEGGVFDEDEGYPLRRRTTPRPALFEDQPDLTPLIDTNFDSQPPSHLLLTPPRDGFDFGGLVEKAYLEHEPPSPGLTASYPSPSPPSGPPPQRRRSLGYIQPPAPQGQGTPDWESAVWAMELRGNLIAAGRSSGKLELWDAVEGSLRCSNEDGVSGITALAFLNNRIVAARLDGSLDFFTVDINKPLGLLQYRGPPGRSNMLPSPCYSSEDVISCQLTRSVQCAHQKPITVLRAAAGRVVTGSQDHTVRVYRLEDSCCLFTLQGHSGGITAIYIDQTMVLASGGQDGAICLWDVLTGSRVSHVYGHRGDVTSLVCTTSCVISSGLDDLICIWDRSTGIKLYSIQQEVGCGASLGVISESLLVTGGQGCVSFWDLNFGDLLQTVYLGQSSDGQGVRQLVVLNNAAIVCDFGSELSLVYVPSVLEKLD encoded by the exons ttACCCCCTGCTGCGGCTGCCTCTCCCGGGGACCGGGCCGGTGGAGTTCACCACACGGGTCCGAGATTACACCGTCCCTTCCCATGAGCCCCAGGGAGACCTCGGCGAGCGGCCTGACTGG TATCGGGGTCCTCCGGTGGCCTACATTCAGCAGGTCCTGGTGAAGGCAGCAGTGTCTCCCTGGGACAGTACGCTGGTCCCTGTGGACGTGTTCCGCTCCCCACTGGGCCGCGTATTCAGCCTGCTGGAGGAGATCCGCAACCATGTACACAACGACGG TTCTGGGGTCAAGAGCTTGGAGGCGCTCTGCCTGCAGGTGACGGACCTGTTGCCGGGGTTACGGCGTATGCAGACAGTGCTGCCAGAGCACGGTTGTCTGCTGGTCTCCCCCGGCAACTACTGGCAGAACCAGCGGGAGCTGTTTGACTCTGACCCCGACCTGCTGAAGACCGTCCACCAGCACGAACCCAAAGGACTGCACACCTCGGCCACACTGAGAG ACCTGCTGTTTGGCGTCCcggtgaaacacacaggggtgAGTCTGTACAGCAGGAAGAGGGTGGTCACCTACACCATCACCATGGTCCTGGGCAGCTACGACGCCAGGTTCCTGTCTAGCCTGCGGGCGCGTCTCCTCCAGCTGCACCCCTCGGTGAACTGCAGCCTGCGCGAGGACCACATGGTGCACGTGCACTTCAAGGAGGAGATAGGCATGGCCGAGCTCATCCCGCTGGTCACCACCTACATCATACTGTTCGCCTACATCTACTTCTCCACAC GTAAGATTGACATGGTGAAGTCAAAATGGGGCTTGGCGCTGGCTGCCGTGGTAACGGTGCTCAGCTCTCTGCTTATGTCTGTGGGGCTCTGCACCCTGTTCGGCCTGACGCCCACACTCAATGGAGg tgagATCTTCCCCTATCTGGTGGTGGTGATAGGGCTGGAGAACGTCCTGGTTCTCACCAAGTCTGTGGTGTCCACCCCTGTTGACCTGGAGGTCAAACTACGCATCGCTCAGg GCCTTAGTAATGAGAGCTGGTCTATCATGAAGAACATGGCCACAGAGCTGTGCATCGTCCTCATAGGATATTTCACCCTGGTGCCCGCtatccag GAGTTCTGTCTGTTTGCTGTGGTGGGTCTGGTGTCTGACTTCTTCCTTCAGATGTTTTTCTTCACCACAGTTCTTTCCATTGACATCCGACGCAtggag ttggcCGATCTGAACCGGCGTCTTCCAGCCGAGGCAGGGATGCCCCCTCCCAAACCGGGCCCCCTGCGCCCTCGGGAGGCGCCTCCTCCCCCACGGCCCTCGCCCTACACCATCACCCTGCAGACGCCCGCCTTCAGGAACCTGCGTCTGCCCAAGAGGCTCCGTGTGGTCTACTTCCTGGCCCGCACGCGTCTGGCCCAGCGCTTCATCATG GTGGGTACAGTGATCTGGATTGGCATCCTGGCCTACACGGACCCCGCTGGCCTCCGTACCTACCTGGCAGCCCAGGTGTCTGAACAGAGCCCCCTGGGGGAGGGTGGGGCCGGGGGTCTGCCCCCCCACCTGGGAGTAGCCCCGGTCTTCCCTGGACCAGGAGGGGACCCCGCCAGCACCCTCAGTGTCCTCCCTGCCCCCGCTGAACCCACCCCGCTTCCAGAGAACCAGTCCCAGGGCCACCACGGGGCCCCCAGGGAAGGAGTACCCCACCAGGCCCAGGCCCCACCCCTGGTGCCCCAGATCAGCTGGGGGGCGGAGGATGAGGAGGGCTGGAGGAGGCTGTCTTTCAGACACTGGCCCTCGCTCTTCAGCTACTATAATATTACTCTGGCCAAGAG ATACATCAGCATCCTGCCTGTCATTCCTGTCACGCTTCACCTGAGCCCCCGGGAGGCCATCGAGACGCGTCACCCCCAGGACACACGCCACCCCCCGCCGCCCAGCCTCAAAACTAACGAGCTGCCCGCAGACCTCACGCTCTACAA ggtagCAGCTCTGGGCCTGGCGGCAGGGgttctgctggtgctgctgctcttCTGTCTCTACCGGGTCCTCTGTCCCCGCAACTACGGCCAGAACGGCGTGGTCCACGGCCGCCGGCGCCGTGGTGACCTGCCCTGCGACGACTACGGCTACTCGCCACCCATCAGCGAGATCTCCCCCCTGCTGCTGCGTGGACACAGCATG GATATAGAGTGTCTGGCGAGTGACGGCATGCTGTTGGCCAGTTGTTGTCTGGCAGGACAGATCCGTGTGTGGGACGCTCAGACTGGAGACTGCCTCACTGTCATTCCTAAACATGG GCTGCGGCGGAGTAGCAGCAGTGGCTGCTGGGAGCAGCGGGATGGCTGGGACGCCGTGGGTGTGGCCGAACCTGAGAATCTGGGAGGCGGGACAGAATCAGAGGGCGGGGTTTTTGATGAGGATGAGGGCTACCCCCTCAGGCGGCGGACCACCCCACGTCCTGCCCTCTTTGAGGACCAACCCGACCTCACCCCCCTCATCGACACCAACTTCGACTCCCagcccccctcccacctcctTCTCACCCCGCCCAGGGATGGCTTTGACTTCGGGGGGCTGGTGGAGAAGGCCTACCTGGAGCACGAGCCTCCCTCGCCGGGCCTCACTGCCTCCTACCCCTCCCCCTCACCCCCGTCGGGACCCCCTCCCCAGAGGAGACGCAGCCTGGGGTACATCCAGCCCCCTGCTCCACAGGGCCAGGGGACCCCGGACTGGGAGAGCGCCGTGTGGGCCATGGAGCTCCGGGGGAACCTCATCGCTGCTGGGAGGAGCAGCGGCAAACTGGAG CTGTGGGACGCAGTGGAGGGCTCGTTACGCTGCAGTAATGAAGACGGCGTCTCTGGGATCACGGCCCTGGCCTTCCTCAACAACAGGATCGTGGCGGCCAGACTCGACGGCTCGCTAGACTTCTTCACTGTCGACATCAACAAGCCTCTGGGCCTACTGCAGTACAGAG GTCCCCCCGGGCGTAGTAACATGCTGCCCTCGCCCTGCTACAGCAGTGAGGATGTGATCTCATGCCAGCTGACGCGCTCGGTGCAGTGTGCCCACCAGAAACCCATCACGGTGCTGCGAGCCGCGGCCGGCAGAGTGGTCACGGGCAGCCAGGACCACACCGTCAGG GTGTATCGTCTGGAGGACTCATGCTGTCTCTTCACGCTCCAGGGCCACTCTGGGGGAATCACTGCCATCTACATAGACCAG ACCATGGTTCTGGCCAGTGGGGGGCAGGACGGAGCAATCTGCCTGTGGGATGTGCTGACGGGCAGCCGGGTCAGCCACGTGTACGGTCACCGCGGCGACGTGACCTCGCTGGTGTGCACCACATCGTGCGTGATTAGCAGCGGCCTCGACGACCTCATCTGCATCTGGGACCGCAGTACGGGCATCAAGCTCTACTCCATACAGcag GAGGTGGGCTGTGGTGCTAGTCTGGGGGTGATCTCTGAGTCTCTCCTGGTGACAGGGGGCCAGGGCTGTGTGTCCTTCTGGGACCTGAACTTCGGAGACCTCCTCCAGACGGTCTACCTGGGCCAGAGCAGCGACGGCCAGGGGGTTCGCCAGCTCGTGGTGCTGAACAACGCCGCCATCGTCTGCGACTTTGGCTCCGAGCTCAGCCTGGTCTACGTACCTTCGGTGCTGGAGAAGCTGGACTGA